The genomic segment GTCAGCCGGATTCTCCGGAATACCGATATGGAAACCACCAACACCGATAAGCGATACCTGCTCACCGGTTGAGCCGAGCTCGCGATACGGTATCTCCTGAGCCATAAAAACTCCTTCTCTCGATAGGTCGTCCGACATGGATTTTCCCGATCATGCCTGCACGTAAACTAGGTGCATTGTGGAGTTAGAACAAGGTATGCGATGAAGTAGCAATCTGTGGTTATTATCTATGCGAACTCACAGCATTTGCGGCACGTGATTGACAACATCGTGATTGCTTTATACAGTTATCTTGGAAAGTGAATATGTGCCGAGGTGCCGCTTTAATAGCGGAGAATAGGGAAGCCGGTGCGAATCCGGCGCGGGCCCGCCACTGTAAACGGGGAGCCGCCCGCTGATGCCACTGAGCGTTGCTCGGGAAGGAGCGGGACGGTTATGAACCGTAAGCCAGGAGACCTGCCTCGGCGATTACGACGCTCAACGAGGAAGGAGTGTTAATAATTGTGCATCGCTATGTGAGAATATGCATTGTACAACAAGTATGTTAAAACCCCTCGTTTAACGAGGGGTTTTTGTTTTTACGCGCAAAACGCGCAGTTACCGCGGCGATTAATAATGAACATTATAAGCGCAGAGATTTTAGTACGAACTAAAACGAGCGGTAGCGGTTTTGCGCAAGATAACTGTGGGATAGTGTAGTCGGTACAAGAGAGGTTGATTGAAATATGGGATTACTGCAAGATACACTCGATAACATTGGGCTGCTCGACCGGGACGCTATGCAAGCCGCACGCGTACGGCAAAGGCGGCTCACGAAGCCGCCGGGAAGCCTCGGCGTGCTCGAAGATATATCGGTACAGCTCGCCGGTATCACCGGTAGTGTTTTGGCCGATGTTGGCAATAAAACTATTGTGGTCATGGCGGGGGACCACGGTGTTACCGAAGAAGGCGTATCCGCATTCCCGCAAGAGGTTACGGCACAGATGCTGCTTAATTTTGTAAACGGCGGTGCTGCGATCAACGTGCTGGCACACTGCGCAGACGCGAAGGTAATCGTTGTCGATGTCGGCGTTGCGGCGGATATACGGCATCCCGGAATATTTGGAAGAAAAGTGCGCGCCGGCACTGCAAATTTTGCACGGCAATCGGCTATGACGCGCCGTGAAGCTATCCAAGCGCTTGAGGTCGGCATTGAAATTGCCGACTCTGAGATCGACGCAGGTGCGCAATTACTGGCGACGGGTGATATGGGCATTGGAAACACAACCGCGAGTAC from the Candidatus Aquicultor sp. genome contains:
- the cobT gene encoding nicotinate-nucleotide--dimethylbenzimidazole phosphoribosyltransferase, which produces MGLLQDTLDNIGLLDRDAMQAARVRQRRLTKPPGSLGVLEDISVQLAGITGSVLADVGNKTIVVMAGDHGVTEEGVSAFPQEVTAQMLLNFVNGGAAINVLAHCADAKVIVVDVGVAADIRHPGIFGRKVRAGTANFARQSAMTRREAIQALEVGIEIADSEIDAGAQLLATGDMGIGNTTASTALLSALTGKRVEEVAGRGTGIEDKTLAHKKAVIEDAIKFHAPNPDDPIDTLAKVGGLEIAALAGLILGAAARRVPVVVDGFISSAAALVAGKLSPQAVSYMIASHVSVEPGHRVILDTLGLKPMLFMDMRLGEGTGAALAMMMVEAASKIIKEMATFGEAGVSDKE